The Ipomoea triloba cultivar NCNSP0323 chromosome 14, ASM357664v1 region TAGAACTCCTAGAagcaatcaaattattattgttgtgacaaaaaaaataataaacaatcaatgCTTGATTTAATAATGtcacaattaaataataataaacttgaGATATTTTAATATTCTAATCTAGCTAATATATCATTGTCGGGTATACTAGGATCTCACACAAAAATACTAATTCGATCATTTCATAATAggtaaaattttaaagataGTTGTATTTATATATGGAGCTTAAACTTGAAACTTTTAGTTAACTAattgacagagtaatcaggcaaGGTACTGGATCCGACCCGGTGCGCCTAACACATGCATTGAAGAGGCCTAACACATGATGGAACGGCTACAAGCTAAGAGGCGGACACATGAAAATCTAACGGTCACCAACACATGCATTGAAGAGGAGAATAACTCCAACGGCTCCCCACcattactccaacggctccaACCATTATTACCCGACACATAATGAGTCCGTTACACTCACCAGAAGAGCCGTTGATTATAGTATAAGTAGTGGACTCTGTTGTTAGGGTGGGGGGCTCGGTTTCCGACTCTCTTTCCAAACACACAAAACTATTGTACTCAAACTATTCTGACTTATCAATATTACTCCGGTAACATTATTTACTGtcactaatattaaaatattagtttAGTAGATTAAAAGTCTCACTTAAGACTTACTGCATTCAACAGTAGAGTAGGAATTTGATTCCTGCCACGAACATTGAGCACTTGAGCTTGAGTTGGGGTCTTGATGCGTTAAAGTATacaatttgatattaaatttgaaaactaTATTTGCTCGATTTACATCCTCATGACTTTAGTGGCAGCCAACCATATTTGTTCAACAGAATCGAAAAACCTaatttatcattaaaaaaattttaaaaaaaaactagtataaaATTTAAGGTGTGTTGACTTGTAGTACTTGGAAGAATAATCAAGACGACAATCAACCtctaaattgatattttgtcCTTGTATCATCAATAATGCCACATTTTCTATATGCATAAATTGCAGTCAGGTATGATTTTTATTCTCCTGCAACATTGAACATTCTGTAACGCTATTATAAgaataattcaaaattatttcgTGACAcgcttttaaaatttaattttctcaaaaatattatcactcaaaatttttaatttataagagTCGAACTCCTATCTTTTTAACTTTTAGTAATTTATTGTTATTCTCAAAAAGAGTAATTTATTGTTCATTTTAAGATATATTAATTTGCATTTGTAAtattgtttagattttttttttgaatgacagGATAAATTTATCGTCATTATTTAATGATTCGTTGTTAATAACACTTTTgtttggagagagagagagaaataaagCAATGTTGACATTCACTTTCATGTGATCAAGTTGTAGTGTACctaattatattgaaatatctACACTCACTACTTGATTGAGTGTACTAAGTAAAATACCTTCTTGTGTAATAATTCATAAACAAAGATGAAATAATTACACTAGACAAGTCAAGATTTTGTGATTTAGTAACATCCTTAACAACTTTAGTAggttaaaaaaatagttatgaacagatattctttatttttatttgactaACTTGACTGGATTATACCGAATTTTTTACTAGTAAACCTTAAAGAACTCGGAAATCACGAGCTCAGTCACTATACCTCGGGAGAACAAGTTTGACGGTGTGCACTGAATGTGGTCGTAGGCTCGTAGCAATCACGTTTCCTGGAAATTGCCTCTTTTATCAACAAATTTTTTATAGACATTTCACTATATTAGGGTCCATTCCTCCTTAAATGCGATCCCTCggtttatttattgattaaacACCCAAAGGGTCCAAACCTTATCTTCAATCCAACAAATCTCCACCTCTTTCTTCTGAAACCCCAAACCCCAGTTCTTGATCTTAACATGGAGGCTCTAGTCCAAGAATTCTATGCTAACACGAATGGTTTCATGTTGAATCGCCACTCAGAGGCAGCAAACCCGAGGTTAAATGGGCAAAAAAGACGAGATCTTGACAGTTTTCAGGATTTTCCGGCGAGTTGCGCCGCCGGaggagaggaagaagaagactaCGGGGATTACTCCGACGCGGTGTTGAAGTACATAAACCAGATGCTAATGGAGGAGGAGGACTTGGAGAACCGGCCGTGTATGCTCCATGACTGCATTGCTCTCCAGGCCACCGAAAAATACTTCTCCGATGTCCTCCATGGCTCCGACCATGCTGATCTCAGTAGCTCTAACGCTTCTTCTGATCCCAACGACTATGGCGCCTCTTCAGATTGTCTGTTCAGTACACCTGACAGCCAATCTGGGTCGGTTTCGCCCGGAAGCGATGGAGATTTTCCGGCTCCTAATCTCCTTCTACCTCACAGTAACACCATCAATCTTGAGTTAGAAGGTGAGAAatgtttgatataaataattttactatacataataataatttactaaAAACCTAACCTTGTAGCAACAGAAGCCAAGCAATTGATATCTTTTTGTGTTGCCAAAAAGAATGATGTATTAGTATCTATGGACTAATATGAGTACTGTAATTCAATGTTATCCAGGTTTATATTGTACAGTATGATTTTGTTGAAAATTAGTTATTTTTGAATCTGCAGATCGTTCACCGCCAAAGGGGAAGAGAAATCACTACTCGAACAAGGAAGATGAATCAGCAGAAAAGCAGAGGAATAAGCAGTTAGCAACGTCCACCCACGAAACAGAGCCGCCATTAGAGAAGTTCAACGAAGTTCTCCTCTGCAACATACAAGAACCTAGGAAGAAATCCGACGACGAATTCAAGGGCGGCGCGGCGCCTCGCCGCCGCAAGAAACGAGAATCCCACAAGGAAGTGGTCGACCTGAGAGGCCTATTAACTCAATGCGCGCAGGCCATAGCGAACTACGACGGCCGGGCGGTGAACGAGCTTCTAGCGAAGATCCGACACCACTCTTCTCCACGCGGAAACGGAATGGAGCGGCTAGCGTTTTACCTAGCCAACGCGCTCGAAGCGCGTCTCAACGGCGCCGGCACGGCGATCTTCACCGTCCAATTCTCCAACAACATCTCGGCCGCGAATATCCTCAAAGCTTATCATATGTACATTAAAGCCAGCCCTTTCAAGAAGATCTCAAATATTTACGCCAATCATTACATCATGAAAATGGCGGTCGGGAAACACGCCCTGCACGTGATTGATTTCGGAGTTCTCTACGGTTTCCAATGGCCGTGTATGATCCAAAGCCTCGCCAACCGCCCCGGCGGGCCCCCCAAGCTCCGGATCACCGGAATCGATCTCCCCCAGCCGGGGTTCAAGCCGGCCGAGCGCGTGGAGGCCACGGGAGCTCGGTTAAAGAAATTCTGCGAGCAATTTAACGTCCCCTTCGAGTTCAAAGCCATAGCAAAGAGATGGGAAACCATAACCCTCGAAGATCTGGAGATCGAGAGGGACGAAATTCTCGCCGTGAACTGCCTTTACCGTCTGGAGAACGTGCCGGACGAGACGGTGGTCCCCGACAGCCCGCGCGACACCGTCCTAGGATTAATCCACAAAATCCGCCCCGACATCTTCATCCACGGCGTCGGAAACGGCGCGTACAACTCGCCATTCTTCACCACGCGCTTCCGCGAGGCCGTCTTCCACTTCTCCACGTTGTTCGACATGTTCGAGGCCACGGTGGCGCCGGAAGACGAGGACCGGCGGCTGTTCGAGGAGACGGTGCTGGGGAGGAACGCGCTGAACGTCATCGCTTGCGAGGGGACGGCGAGAGTGGAGCGGCCGGAGACGTACAAGCAGTGGAAAGGGAGAAACAAGAGGGCCGGATTCCGGCAAGTGCCGCTAGATCAAGAACTGGTGAAGTTAGTGAAGGATAAGGCGAGATCGGATTACCATAAGGATTTCTCGGTGGACGGCGACGGGAAGTGGTTGTTGCAGGGATGGAAAGGGCGCGTGGTTTATGCTCTCTCTTGCTGGAAACCTGCCATggagtgattttttttaattttttttaatatatttctagtataatgtaaatataaatattatcaatttaGCTAATTTATCTATATTCTAAATTGCCATcattgaaatataataattaattttcttatgatatttgattataaaatttttatattataatatgataAGAAAGAGTAAAGCAGGAAATAACAAGAAGACACTGCAATTTTTAACGCAGTTGGAGAACcctcctaatctgcggggccacgcccaaaaactttttcactaaagATCAACCTGTGGTTTTCACACttacaaggttcaatgaattacaagaCTAGGTCTGCTACCTATctaaacattaaccttataacAACTCTCTGAAAAAGTTTACAAATACAATTTAAGCTAATTCGACCAATTACATAAACTGTAAACCAACCTGGGTATAACAACAATTGTGCTTGACTTTTTGGAGCTGACTACCCCGGATTTAGCACGCCATTCTTGGACCTTGATTATTTGAAGTTTCCTGATTTAATCTCTCGTATTTTCTGAATTCTGAAACTTCCCTTTTTTCTTCATTACATAGGACCCTATTTATAGGGATGAGTTTCCTAAAATCACGCTATGCACTTCTCCATGATCTGATGTGCACCACTTGATTTTCTCCATGATCTCCTAATTTTGAGGAGACTTTTTCTTCCATCATACATTTGAGAAGGAGACTTTTTCATCCATCATACATTTGAGAAACATATGCCAATATACCATAATATGCAAtatcatatatcataatataaaatatcatatataagCTATGTACGTGGATCTATATTATGGATATANNNNNNNNNNNNNNNNNNNNNNNNNNNNNNNNNNNNNNNNNNNNNNNNNNNNNNNNNNNNNNNNNNNNNNNNNNNNNNNNNNNNNNNNNNNNNNNNNNNNNNNNNNNNNNNNNNNNNNNNNNNNNNNNNNNNNNNNNNNNNNNNNNNNNNNNNNNNNNNNNNNNNNNNNNNNNNNNNNNNNNNNNNNNNNNNNNNNNNNNNNNNNNNNNNNNNNNNNNNNNNNNNNNNNNNNNNNNNNNNNNNNNNNNNNNNNNNNNNNNNNNNNNNNNNNNNNNNNNNNNNNNNNNNNNNNNNNNNNNNNNNNNNNNNNNNNNNNNNNNNNNNNNNNNNNNNNNNNNNNNNNNNNNNNNNNNNNNNNNNNNNNNNNNNNNNNNNNNNNNNNNNNNNNNNNNNNNNNNNNNNNNNNNNNNNNNNNNNNNNNNNNNNNNNNNNNNNNNNNNNNNNNNNNNNNNNNNNNNNNNNNNNNNNNNNNNNNNNNNNNNNNNNNNNNNNNNNNNNNNNNNNNNNNNNNNNNNNNNNNNNNNNNNNNNNNNNNNNNNNNNNNNNNNNNNNNNNNNNNNNNNNNNNNNNNNNNNNNNNNNNNNNNNNNNNNNNNNNNNNNNNNNNNNNNNNNNNNNNNNNNNNNNNNNNNNNNNNNNNNNNNNNNNNNNNNNNNNNNNNNNNNNNNNNNNNNNNNNNNNNNNNNNNNNNNNNNNNNNNNNNNNNNNNNNNNNNNNNNNNNNNNNNNNNNNNNNNNNNNNNNNNNNNNNNNNNNNNNNNNNNNNNNNNNNNNNNNNNNNNNNNNNNNNNNNNNNNNNNNNNNNNNNNNNNNNNNNNNNNNNNNNNNNNNNNNNNNNNNNNNNNNNNNNNNNNNNNNNNNNNNNNNNNNNNNNNNNNNNNNNNNNNNNNNNNNNNNNNNNNNNNNNNNNNNNNNNNNNNNNNNNNNNNNNNNNNNNNNNNNNNNNNNNNNNNNNNNNNNNNNNNNNNNNNNNNNNNNNNNNNNNNNNNNNNNNNNNNNNNNNNNNNNNNNNNNNNNNNNNNNNNNNNNNNNNNNNNNNNNNNNNNNNNNNNNNNNNNNNNNNNNNNNNNNNNNNNNNNNNNNNNNNNNNNNNNNNNNNNNNNNNNNNNNNNNNNNNNNNNNNNNNNNNNNNNNNNNNNNNNNNNNNNNNNNNNNNNNNNNNNNNNNNNNNNNNNNNNNNNNNNNNNNNNNNNNNNNNNNNNNNNNNNNNNNNNNNNNNNNNNNNNNNNNNNNNNNNNNNNNNNNNNNNNNNNNNNNNNNNNNNNNNNNNNNNNNNNNNNNNNNNNNNNNNNNNNNNNNNNNNNNNNNNNNNNNNNNNNNNNNNNNNNNNNNNNNNNNNNNNNNNNNNNNNNNNNNNNNNNNNNNNNNNNNNNNNNNNNNNNNNNNNNNNNNNNNNNNNNNNNNNNNNNNNNNNNNNNNNNNNNNNNNNNNNNNNNNNNNNNNNNNNNNNNNNNNNNNNNNNNNNNNNNNNNNNNNNNNNNNNNNNNNNNNNNNNNNNNNNNNNNNNNNNNNNNNNNNNNNNNNNNNNNNNNNNNNNNNNNNNNNNNNNNNNNNNNNNNNNNNNNNNNNNNNNNNNNNNNNNNNNNNNNNNNNNNNNNNNNNNNNNNNNNNNNNNNNNNNNNNNNNNNNNNNNNNNNNNNNNNNNNNNNNNNNNNNNNNNNNNNNNNNNNNNNNNNNNNNNNNNNNNNNNNNNNNNNNNNNNNNNNNNNNNNNNNNNNNNNNNNNNNNNNNNNNNNNNNNNNNNNNNNNNNNNNNNNNNNNNNNNNNNNNNNNNNNNNNNNNNNNNNNNNNNNNNNNNNNNNNNNNNNNNNNNNNNNNNNNNNNNNNNNNNNNNNNNNNNNNNNNNNNNNNNNNNNNNNNNNNNNNNNNNNNNNNNNNNNNNNNNNNNNNNNNNNNNNNNNNNNNNNNNNNNNNNNNNNNNNNNNNNNNNNNNNNNNNNNNNNNNNNNNNNNNNNNNNNNNNNNNNNNNNNNNNNNNNNNNNNNNNNNNNNNNNNNNNNNNNNNNNNNNNNNNNNNNNNNNNNNNNNNNNNNNNNNNNNNNNNNNNNNNNNNNNNNNNNNNNNNNNNNNNNNNNNNNNNNNNNNNNNNNNNNNNNNNNNNNNNNNNNNNNNNNNNNNNNNNNNNNNNNNNNNNNNNNNNNNNNNNNNNNNNNNNNNNNNNNNNNNNNNNNNNNNNNNNNNNNNNNNNNNNNNNNNNNNNNNNNNNNNNNNNNNNNNNNNNNNNNNNNNNNNNNNNNNNNNNNNNNNNNNNNNNNNNNNNNNNNNNNNNNNNNNNNNNNNNNNNNNNNNNNNNNNNNNNNNNNNNNNNNNNNNNNNNNNNNNNNNNNNNNNNNNNNNNNNNNNNNNNNNNNNNNNNNNNNNNNNNNNNNNNNNNNNNNNNNNNNNNNNNNNNNNNNNNNNNNNNNNNNNNNNNNNNNNNNNNNNNNNNNNNNNNNNNNNNNNNNNNNNNNNNNNNNNNNNNNNNNNNNNNNNNNNNNNNNNNNNNNNNNNNNNNNNNNNNNNNNNNNNNNNNNNNNNNNNNNNNNNNNNNNNNNNNNNNNNNNNNNNNNNNNNNNNNNNNNNNNNNNNNNNNNNNNNNNNNNNNNNNNNNNNNNNNNNNNNNNNNNNNNNNNNNNNNNNNNNNNNNNNNNNNNNNNNNNNNNNNNNNNNNNNNNNNNNNNNNNNNNNNNNNNNNNNNNNNNNNNNNNNNNNNNNNNNNNNNNNNNNNNNNNNNNNNNNNNNNNNNNNNNNNNNNNNNNNNNNNNNNNNNNNNNNNNNNNNNNNNNNNNNNNNNNNNNNNNNNNNNNNNNNNNNNNNNNNNNNNNNNNNNNNNNNNNNNNNNNNNNNNNNNNNNNNNNNNNNNNNNNNNNNNNNNNNNNNNNNNNNNNNNNNNNNNNNNNNNNNNNNNNNNNNNNNNNNNNNNNNNNNNNNNNNNNNNNNNNNNNNNNNNNNNNNNNNNNNNNNNNNNNNNNNNNNNNNNNNNNNNNNNNNNNNNNNNNNNNNNNNNNNNNNNNNNNNNNNNNNNNNNNNNNNNNNNNNNNNNNNNNNNNNNNNNNNNNNNNNNNNNNNNNNNNNNNNNNNNNNNNNNNNNNNNNNNNNNNNNNNNNNNNNNNNNNNNNNNNNNNNNNNNNNNNNNNNNNNNNNNNNNNNNNNNNNNNNNNNNNNNNNNNNNNNNNNNNNNNNNNNNNNNNNNNNNNNNNNNNNNNNNNNNNNNNNNNNNNNNNNNNNNNNNNNNNNNNNNNNNNNNNNNNNNNNNNNNNNNNNNNNNNNNNNNNNNNNNNNNNNNNNNNNNNNNNNNNNNNNNNNNNNNNNNNNNNNNNNNNNNNNNNNNNNNNNNNNNNNNNNNNNNNNNNNNNNNNNNNNNNNNNNNNNNNNNNNNNNNNNNNNNNNNNNNNNNNNNNNNNNNNNNNNNNNNNNNNNNNNNNNNNNNNNNNNNNNNNNNNNNNNNNNNNNNNNNNNNNNNNNNNNNNNNNNNNNNNNNNNNNNNNNNNNNNNNNNNNNNNNNNNNNNNNNNNNNNNNNNNNNNNNNNNNNNNNNNNNNNNNNNNNNNNNNNNNNNNNNNNNNNNNNNNNNNNNNNNNNNNNNNNNNNNNNNNNNNNNNNNNNNNNNNNNNNNNNNNNNNNNNNNNNNNNNNNNNNNNNNNNNNNNNNNNNNNNNNNNNNNNNNNNNNNNNNNNNNNNNNNNNNNNNNNNNNNNNNNNNNNNNNNNNNNNNNNNNNNNNNNNNNNNNNNNNNNNNNNNNNNNNNNNNNNNNNNNNNNNNNNNNNNNNNNNNNNNNNNNNNNNNNNNNNNNNNNNNNNNNNNNNNNNNNNNNNNNNNNNNNNNNNNNNNNNNNNNNNNNNNNNNNNNNNNNNNNNNNNNNNNNNNNNNNNNNNNNNNNNNNNNNNNNNNNNNNNNNNNNNNNNNNNNNNNNNNNNNNNNNNNNNNNNNNNNNNNNNNNNNNNNNNNNNNNNNNNNNNNNNNNNNNNNNNNNNNNNNNNNNNNNNNNNNNNNNNNNNNNNNNNNNNNNNNNNNNNNNNNNNNNNNNNNNNNNNNNNNNNNNNNNNNNNNNNNNNNNNNNNNNNNNNNNNNNNNNNNNNNNNNNNNNNNNNNNNNNNNNNNNNNNNNNNNNNNNNNNNNNNNNNNNNNNNNNNNNNNNNNNNNNNNNNNNNNNNNNNNNNNNNNNNNNNNNNNNNNNNNNNNNNNNNNNNNNNNNNNNNNNNNNNNNNNNNNNNNNNNNNNNNNNNNNNNNNNNNNNNNNNNNNNNNNNNNNNNNNNNNNNNNNNNNNNNNNNNNNNNNNNNNNNNNNNNNNNNNNNNNNNNNNNNNNNNNNNNNNNNNNNNNNNNNNNNNNNNNNNNNNNNNNNNNNNNNNNNNNNNNNNNNNNNNNNNNNNNNNNNNNNNNNNNNNNNNNNNNNNNNNNNNNNNNNNNNNNNNNNNNNNNNNNNNNNNNNNNNNNNNNNNNNNNNNNNNNNNNNNNNNNNNNNNNNNNNNNNNNNNNNNNNNNNNNNNNNNNNNNNNNNNNNNNNNNNNNNNNNNNNNNNNNNNNNNNNNNNNNNNNNNNNNNNNNNNNNNNNNNNNNNNNNNNNNNNNNNNNNNNNNNNNNNNNNNNNNNNNNNNNNNNNNNNNNNNNNNNNNNNNNNNNNNNNNNNNNNNNNNNNNNNNNNNNNNNNNNNNNNNNNNNNNNNNNNNNNNNNNNNNNNNNNNNNNNNNNNNNNNNNNNNNNNNNNNNNNNNNNNNNNNNNNNNNNNNNNNNNNNNNNNNNNNNNNNNNNNNNNNNNNNNNNNNNNNNNNNNNNNNNNNNNNNNNNNNNNNNNNNNNNNNNNNNNNNNNNNNNNNNNNNNNNNNNNNNNNNNNNNNNNNNNNNNNNNNNNNNNNNNNNNNNNNNNNNNNNNNNNNNNNNNNNNNNNNNNNNNNNNNNNNNNNNNNNNNNNNNNNNNNNNNNNNNNNNNNNNNNNNNNNNNNNNNNNNNNNNNNNNNNNNNNNNNNNNNNNNNNNNNNNNNNNNNNNNNNNNNNNNNNNNNNNNNNNNNNNNNNNNNNNNNNNNNNNNNNNNNNNNNNNNNNNNNNNNNNNNNNNNNNNNNNNNNNNNNNNNNNNNNNNNNNNNNNNNNNNNNNNNNNNNNNNNNNNNNNNNNNNNNNNNNNNNNNNNNNNNNNNNNNNNNNNNNNNNNNNNNNNNNNNNNNNNNNNNNNNNNNNNNNNNNNNNNNNNNNNNNNNNNNNNNNNNNNNNNNNNNNNNNNNNNNNNNNNNNNNNNNNNNNNNNNNNNNNNNNNNNNNNNNNNNNNNNNNNNNNNNNNNNNNNNNNNNNNNNNNNNNNNNNNNNNNNNNNNNNNNNNNNNNNNNNNNNNNNNNNNNNNNNNNNNNNNNNNNNNNNNNNNNNNNNNNNNNNNNNNNNNNNNNNNNNNNNNNNNNNNNNNNNNNNNNNNNNNNNNNNNNNNNNNNNNNNNNNNNNNNNNNNNNNNNNNNNNNNNNNNNNNNNNNNNNNNNNNNNNNNNNNNNNNNNNNNNNNNNNNNNNNNNNNNNNNNNNNNNNNNNNNNNNNNNNNNNNNNNNNNNNNNNNNNNNNNNNNNNNNNNNNNNNNNNNNNNNNNNNNNNNNNNNNNNNNNNNNNNNNNNNNNNNNNNNNNNNNNNNNNNNNNNNNNNNNNNNNNNNNNNNNNNNNNNNNNNNNNNNNNNNNNNNNNNNNNNNNNNNNNNNNNNNNNNNNNNNNNNNNNNNNNNNNNNNNNNNNNNNNNNNNNNNNNNNNNNNNNNNNNNNNNNNNNNNNNNNNNNNNNNNNNNNNNNNNNNNNNNNNNNNNNNNNNNNNNNNNNNNNNNNNNNNNNNNNNNNNNNNNNNNNNNNNNNNNNNNNNNNNNNNNNNNNNNNNNNNNNNNNNNNNNNNNNNNNNNNNNNNNNNNNNNNNNNNNNNNNNNNNNNNNNNNNNNNNNNNNNNNNNNNNNNNNNNNNNNNNNNNNNNNNNNNNNNNNNNNNNNNNNNNNNNNNNNNNNNNNNNNNNNNNNNNNNNNNNNNNNNNNNNNNNNNNNNNNNNNNNNNNNNNNNNNNNNNNNNNNNNNNNNNNNNNNNNNNNNNNNNNNNNNNNNNNNNNNNNNNNNNNNNNNNNNNNNNNNNNNNNNNNNNNNNNNNNNNNNNNNNNNNNNNNNNNNNNNNNNNNNNNNNNNNNNNNNNNNNNNNNNNNNNNNNNNNNNNNNNNNNNNNNNNNNNNNNNNNNNNNNNNNNNNNNNNNNNNNNNNNNNNNNNNNNNNNNNNNNNNNNNNNNNNNNNNNNNNNNNNNNNNNNNNNNNNNNNNNNNNNNNNNNNNNNNNNNNNNNNNNNNNNNNNNNNNNNNNNNNNNNNNNNNNNNNNNNNNNNNNNNNNNNNNNNNNNNNNNNNNNNNNNNNNNNNNNNNNNNNNNNNNNNNNNNNNNNNNNNNNNNNNNNNNNNNNNNNNNNNNNNNNNNNNNNNNNNNNNNNNNNNNNNNNNNNNNNNNNNNNNNNNNNNNNNNNNNNNNNNNNNNNNNNNNNNNNNNNNNNNNNNNNNNNNNNNNNNNNNNNNNNNNNNNNNNNNNNNNNNNNNNNNNNNNNNNtatatatatatatatatatatccataataTAGATCCACGTACATAGcttatata contains the following coding sequences:
- the LOC116004659 gene encoding scarecrow-like protein 11, translating into MEALVQEFYANTNGFMLNRHSEAANPRLNGQKRRDLDSFQDFPASCAAGGEEEEDYGDYSDAVLKYINQMLMEEEDLENRPCMLHDCIALQATEKYFSDVLHGSDHADLSSSNASSDPNDYGASSDCLFSTPDSQSGSVSPGSDGDFPAPNLLLPHSNTINLELEDRSPPKGKRNHYSNKEDESAEKQRNKQLATSTHETEPPLEKFNEVLLCNIQEPRKKSDDEFKGGAAPRRRKKRESHKEVVDLRGLLTQCAQAIANYDGRAVNELLAKIRHHSSPRGNGMERLAFYLANALEARLNGAGTAIFTVQFSNNISAANILKAYHMYIKASPFKKISNIYANHYIMKMAVGKHALHVIDFGVLYGFQWPCMIQSLANRPGGPPKLRITGIDLPQPGFKPAERVEATGARLKKFCEQFNVPFEFKAIAKRWETITLEDLEIERDEILAVNCLYRLENVPDETVVPDSPRDTVLGLIHKIRPDIFIHGVGNGAYNSPFFTTRFREAVFHFSTLFDMFEATVAPEDEDRRLFEETVLGRNALNVIACEGTARVERPETYKQWKGRNKRAGFRQVPLDQELVKLVKDKARSDYHKDFSVDGDGKWLLQGWKGRVVYALSCWKPAME